From a single Salvelinus sp. IW2-2015 linkage group LG22, ASM291031v2, whole genome shotgun sequence genomic region:
- the LOC139022773 gene encoding uncharacterized protein, which translates to MDVYEEVGVPEFGAPWPXMTMPDQGVIDHFTIFFXLFLGGLKDFLFSLEEEWFGATHPGVGWELTLPAVLIFWGVILLWRTVLAIKSRIRLLXETQLNVKLAQLSKKKCDIMIQLSEMEILLKDYDAPVKRLRACLQSSQEDNQELEDMKKQWDIRAGEMEAFHLQLQERVERIQKLKAVCGLMEPLKEHHGGDARIPSATNTQSTDIKSEENIEIEVTVMKDATLIKTTLEEVNKGLRDKNWQLEEKNAALHQKLHSTEKMYRQTLNELTKALIQGKHEEKQHNDTLQDKIQTISLKASAAEHDLAMEKNETALLCQRIVQLTSKKLKIGKPGFLIKTIPKSPKTTKTNKPFLKTCKVLKAIKALFKI; encoded by the exons ATGGATGTGTATGAAGAAGTAGGTGTACCGGAGTTTGGTGCTCCTTGGCCRYCCATGACGATGCCCGACCAAGGAGTGATTGACCAYTTTACCATWTTCTTCMSGCTTTTTCTTGGAGGACTAAAGGAT tttctcttctctctagaAGAGGAATGGTTTGGAGCAACCCATCCTGGAGTGGGATgggagctcactctccctgctgtCCTGATTTTTTGGGGTGTTATATTACTATGGAGGACCGTCCTTGCG ATCAAAAGCAGGATACGTCTAT TGYCTGAGACACAGCTAAATGTGAAACTCGCCCAGCTATCGAAAAAGAAATGTGACATAATGATTCAATTGTCTGAAATGGAGATACTG TTGAAGGACTATGACGCGCCAGTGAAAAGGTTGCGGGCATGCCTGCAGTCCTCTCAGGAGGATAATCAAGAGCTGGAG GATATGAAGAAACAATGGGACATCAGAGCTGGAGAAATGGAGGCATTTCATCTACAACTCCAGGAGCGTGTTGAACGCATACAGAAACTGAAAGCTGTT TGTGGACTGATGGAACCACTTAAAGAGCATCACGGTGGGGATGCCAGGATCCCTAGTGCCACCAACACCCAATCTACCG ATATCAAGAGTGAGGAAAACATTGAGATCGAGGTCACTGTGATGAAGGATGCAACCTTA ATCAAAACCACACTGGAGGAGGTGAACAAGGGTCTTCGGG ACAAAAATTGGCAGCTTGAAGAGAAGAATGCCGCTCTACATCAAAAACTCCACAGCACTGAGAAGATGTATAGACAGACTCTAAACGAGCT GACCAAAGCCCTGATTCAAGGCAAACATGAGGAAAAGCAACAT AATGACACGCTACAAGACAAAATCCAGACCATATCT CTGAAAGCCTCTGCTGCCGAGCATGATCTGGCCATGGAGAAGAATGAGACAGCGCTACTCTGCCAGAG GATTGTTCAACTAACCTCAAAGAAGCTGAAAATAGGAAAACCTGGGTTCCTGATCAAGACCATCCCCAAGTCCCCGAAAACAACCAAGACCAACAAGCCGTTTTTGAAAACCTGCAAAGTTCTGAAAGCTATCAAAGCACTATTCAAGATATGA